The DNA segment GTCAAGATTTTTAGATGATCCGGTTTGTCAAACACTCGATTTAATTATAGCTCAAAGTACTATGGGCAATCACTGTCACTCATAAAATAGATCTAGGTTTTTTCAGAATTTCGAAAAAGTAGaagttttattacaaatttgcTATTCCTTAAAtcggtaaaaaattttattttaaagtctGACTTTATAGTGCTttataatgcaattgcattttACTTCACCTTTGCTAGTGGTGGGGTCGGATGAAGAACGAGAGGTAGCTTGAGGTTTCCGGGTGACGTCATCTACCtgcaaacttttgttttctctCTGCAGAATGTGAAATAGACAAAAATTAATATGAAGCCGATGTCTTGCTTACAAAAGAGATAATAAACTGTTAGGGTTTTCCTTGAACCCTACGAGAAATTGGCGTTTTTAGCGCAGTTTTAAAGATCTGTTCCCGTGCTGAagtttttacaataaattcTAGCATATAACAATGATGAATGAACCATAATTTTGGGGGCTTCACTTTCAGGTTGCTACAGCaatgttcaaaatatttttcaactcgACCAGTTTAACAGCTATGACTAACAGTAATTTTAGTTGAAATAGCTGAATATCGCGTTCCCGCTTTAGTGCTAGTTCATTTATCATCGTAAATCTTCCTGCGGTTATTCGGGGAAAAACAAAACGTGAATTAACAGCATATTAACCGTTTGACGGCGCATCCGAGCACCGACTTTCTTCTCACATGACACATACAGCTGTACACAACAAAGCAAATACATAAACACGGAACAATTAATGGGTATGGGTTACCTGTGTACTCTTGATATTTTCTTGATTGGGTGAAAATTCTTGTTCCAACAGCGAGGGTGACTAAAAaccaaaagaaaaactttgtaaacGTCTATCACCGTTTTAATGGATGACTAGTAGCCTATAACCTAGTAACACCTACCGCTGCAAAACCAACGTTTACCAAtgatatttcaaaacaaactaacaaataaacaaataaaggtGCTATTGCCTGAAACTAtgcattatattttttcttttacgaAACCAAAGAGTTGAAACTTACGTGAGTGTGGTTTATATGATGCGAAAGAGAATTAAGACTTTCTTGTGATCCGCTCGAAGCAGTTTGTGGGCTATTTCCCGCACTAGGGCATTTTTCCCGTTTTGCTTTACGGCTGAATTCACTTTTCCGGGGTTTCTTGGCGAGCATAGTCGGAGAACTGGGCGCCGAAAAAGACGGACGTGCTGTGCGCCTGGGAAATCGTTCACTATCCAAGTGAAAAGACTCAGATTTGGGATGTTTTCCGCTGCTTTTAGTTTCAAGCGTTGGGTTAAAACGTTCACCGACGGGTGCTTCTGTGAACGGCTGTTCCTGGTCCTCTTCATCCGGACTTTTCACTTTTCCTCTTCCTTTGTGTTGCTTGGCTGTGGAAGGAAAGTCGGAGGATTTTCTTTCCAGCTTGGAAAACGTCGCTTTCGCTTTCTCCAGTTTGTCCCCATATTTGAGGTGCATTTCTTTCGATGTTTTCTTGTTGCTCTCTGTCTTGCACGCTTTGCCTCTGTCTGGATAAGCttgtttcaagaaatttccGTCATGAAATTTATTCAAGAAAAAATACTCCTGAGTGATTTCGTCCCCAGATGAGGTGAAAGAAGTGACCTTCATTGGCACCGGCACCAGGAAAGAGGAAGATCTTCTTCTGGAATAATCACGTTCCTCCATCTTGCTGCTTTTCACTCGGCTTTCGTTTGAATTCTCAATTAACAAAGATGAGGCCAAGTCGCTTTCTGTATTTGTGGGCCGAGGAACAGGCGGTTCACTGCGCGACCTTCGTTTAGCTTCGGATGAGACGACGCTTGTCCTTCGGCTTGATTTAGCCGGGTTTCTACCTCTGACAGATCCGCCGTCTACTGATTCCTTTCCGAGAACTTTCACaacgtttttcttttcagaaaTTGTGACGTGATGACGAGGTCGACAGGCTGTGGTGTCTATGCTCAACTTTCTGTTggttttaactaaaaaagcCTTTTCACTTTCCTTTCTAATTCCAGAGGatcgataaccgacaaacgtGACTTCTGACCTTTGGCGAAGATTAAAGTTGTCAGCAGCTGTACTTGCTGTTACACCCGGTCTCCTGACGTCATCAGACGCCCTTCTTTCGTAAACAGGATCGTTTATTGGATCCCTGTTGTATTGTGGAGGGTTGTATTTCTCCACAGGTGCAAAATCGTCCGATTGGAAAGTTTGACTCTGTTCAGCTGCAAAGCTCGCTCTGCGCACTTCATTCGTTGGTAAGTTTGAGCTCGTATTTTCTTTTGACCATTTCTGTTTCTTCTTGTTGATACCTAACGACGACAAATCACCGATCTGAAGTTTTTTGGGACCCGAACTGTCGTCGAGATTCCCTTCGTCTTTCGTTTTTTCACCCGGATCAATTGATAATCTTTTCTGCCTTTGATGTGTTTTCTGCGGCACATGAAAAACGGCGCTTCTTCCCATTTCAATTGATCTGCTGAGCTCCGAAAAATGAGATAGTGACGTTGTCCCGTCAGTTCGCAAAGTTGGGCCATATCGTGTAGCCATGGcagattttaaaatcaaatccCCTGTTTATTTTGCAAGCAATAGCACTTCAATAGTGGAACAGCTTATCCCTACAAGTAAAAGCTAATACTGTGAAACCTCGGCGCTAACATGATCCTGTATTTTCATTACATTCTTAGACTTTTAATGTATACGTTACGTGTTCCTTGTATTTAGAACCTGCCACTAATTAAATACCCTCTGCTTTGCTAATCAATTTTcatgaataaaaaatgaagttcacagcaaaattttttgaaatttcctGTTGCCTACGGTTTGCGATATGTTCGAGTCTTTAACTACGAAGCTGCTTAACTCTACGTTCTCTTGGCCCAGTAATCACCGCCACATCTGCAAGTATTATCAGCTGAAGTAAGCACATACCATAGATATCTTTTTTATGCTTTCCTTataaatctatttttaaaCGAACTGTGCCAGACGTGACCTTGTAAGATACCTTTATATCGTTTTAGTATATTTAAAACGTATCGGTTAATTTGTCTTGATACGTTTCCGAcgttaaaaactttgtaatcTCGAAGCCAACACGAAAAGAATAACTTGGATTACGAGTTGTGTCAATATTTGTGCACATATTCAGCCGCATCAGCGCGTTTCTAGTAAGACGGCAGGTATAACAATGAAGCAAAATGGAAGTAGGGAAGAATGGGCCCAATACAGAAAAGCTTTCCAAACGCCAAAGCGCGTCAAAGTGACTTTTCATGGTTTGTTGACGTAATTAAACTCACATATCAACGCACTTGGACAAGTGAAGAGGAAAATGATATGACGTACAAGTGTTCTATCAAAAAGACTTGAACGTCTTCTCGCCTTTGTCCGTTGCTGACTTATCGCAACTTTATGTCATTCATCCGCTTAACGAGGGCACGCGTGTAATACTTGAACGAAAAATCGAGGAAACAATCTTGAAATTGTCGATACTAGGCAAACAAATTTACTCCCTTCTTTAACTCTTGTCTTATTCATCGAAACGTTTTGTCCATAACTGATAGGCCTACTAAGATTTTGCTAGATAAGTTATATCatttaaacttgttaaaatgtGTCATACATTGGAACAGGGTCGCTTGTGGAATTCGCAAACTGCTTCGGCTTTGAAGAGACGACAATAACAACCTTTGGATAGTTCCTACAGACATCATAAATTCTGTAAACCTTTGAAAGAAGCGTCGTACAAACAGTCACATTTGAGAAAAGAACCAACATGGAAAACAACATGCCAATGTGACGCACTTAATCAAACGCGGTTGTTAACATTCCAAAAAATTTCACGCCTCAACGTAGGAGGTTCGGGTTGGTGCTTACTGGAAAACAAATCCAAACAAAATCACCGGCAACCCTGGCACGAAACGGTCACGTCATAGCGGACGTGGCATAGAATGCCACAACTGCTAATTCTGCCCGAAGTACTCCATTCCACTTAATTAATTTTGCGCTTTCCAAAATTTGCCTCGCCTTGATTTTTACCTGTTAACCTGCTGTCGTCAAACGCGAACATTAGAACAGAACTTCTTATGTTAAACTAACagttcattttttgttaaattttgtgatgGATCCTGTTTTGTTGTAAGTGTTAGGCTGATATATTActgttataattataatacaCAAGTTAAACAAACATATGTTATTGTATGCATTGGTGTATGCTGGTAGGGTTATTTCGGATCCAAGGCTTGgtcttttgtttttaacatctTTTTCAAAGGTCTGTTtatatttcagtttttttctttggtttgTTGGGAGCGTCCGACCAACTTTGGCAAATACTGCGACTCACGATTGTACGGTGACTCGGCCAACAGATGTTGCCATTCTTGTTCAGCTTTCTGACGCTCGTGACCCGGAGGTTATTGACGACATGAAAACGTTCATTCTGCTTACATTTGAAAGATTCCTTATAGACCCCGATCACACCAAGGTAACATAATCGGCTTCGTTTCTTAATTCTATCACGATGTGATGAGAGATTAAAATAATAACCTTGTATTCTTGCATGTTTTTTCACAATGTTACagtaaatactttttatcggcCTTTTAAAGATCGTTACGGTGATCTTGGTTTGGTGGCCGCGCTAACCTTCCATCGTTGTAGCACCGCTGTACTTCATATCTTGCACGTTTTATGCCCTCAGGTCTTTGGCGCTTCTTCCCGGTCATTGATTACTATAGTGAATGTATTTCTTATTTGACCAACCTACCACGAGATTAGCGCCATACTTTTCGCTCCCCACAGTCAATGACgaaaattaacaataaacaatacgGTGACGTGCATCATCTTCCATATATTATCCCATTATGCAATAAATTCTATCTTTCAGGTAGCATTAATGCAGTACTCTCAAGGACCCCGAGTAATTTTCGATTTCAACCGACTTCGTAATGAAGCTGAATTTCAAGATGAAGTCTACCGTTTTGAAGTAAGTTCACTGGGAGGAAACGACACTGCTGATGCTGTGATCTTTGCGATTGTGCATTTCTGGACCCCGAAGTTCGGGGCAAGAACCAATAACCCAGATGTTCAAAAGGTAAGGATAGTAATATATGATGTCTGTAGTtctataattaaaaaaatttttatcctAGTTTACGATACATGATGCTACGTGCTTGTAAGTACTGTCCGCTTTCCGTTGCCATTTTGGAATCGGTTGTTTATTGCAACATATGCCTAACAAAGAATTACGGCACATGCTTAGTGATTTAGTGGGATCCCAACCCATTTTGCTTCAATGCATCGATCAATATCTAAAGCCAAAACACTGAAAAGGTTTAAATTAGTGTAATCTTAGGCAACGTATCCCATAAGTAATTGAATAACttgtataataataaatcaataaataaaGATTAAGACAAGGAAATCACACGAAGTGTCATTAATCATGAGGTTAACCTCGCACCTGTAGTTAACCGTAAAGCTGTAACTGGTGCATACGTCGATTCAGATGCTTGTCGTGATGGCCGACTCTCCCGTCATTCCACAACCTCAGCTTGATTTAATCAATGTCGCCCTGAACGTTTCCAAAATCGACATACACGTCGTATGTGTGACCAAGTGTGACGAAGTTGCTTCAATATACGAAACCAGAACTTCATCAACTTCAGCGGGACCGCTTTCAAAAAAAGGAGGTTATAGTCAATGCTATATGTCGTAGTGAATTCTGTACAGAAACgtttttttgtgtatttagTTTAAGGGCAATGACAATTATGAAGGTCCTGTACAGGAAGGTTGTTTCATGGGTTTTGCAATCCACATGACTGTCATGACCTTAATGCATTTACCTTGTACAGATGCCTACATAAGCACTTCCTTGGCCGACCGATTAACCGCAAAGCTAAGCTGTGACTTTTGCTACCCTGACCCGTGCAACGGTCGTGGGAAATGTCTTCAAGGAAATGGAGGCTACACCTGCACATGCTCTGACGAATTCACTGGTTCGGAATGCGAAGGCAAGTAGctgataaaatgttttcattttagaaATTGCCTCGACACGAAATGACATTATATTTCTTGAGCAGACATTTTGTCAAATTCTTTTTGCGATGCCAATAGTGAAATATGTCGGAATGGCGGCACTTGCATTGATGGACCGCGTGATAGTTCGTATAAGTGCGTTTGCGGGAACTTCTGCTACGGATTTCATTGTGAAAAATGTGGTAAGTTATATCGCAATATGACAGTCATTGCCAAGCACTTATAATCAAGCTgacatttgatatatttttcaaGACTACCCCGAGAATGACCAAACAGTATGCCAGCCTAATCCATGCGTCGGCGACTGTAATTGCATTCCGTCCTGCCAACACGAACTCGGGTACTTTTGCCGGAGTCCCGGAGGGTATCTTGggaaaaactgttcaatacgtAAGATCGACCTTAAGTTACGCGATCAATTTCTACTATCCGCATCACCCCGCGAAATTATGAACTTATTTAACGGTAGATATTTTCCAGGTGGTCCCGAGGTGGATTGCCAAAACGACATGATTGTTGTCGCTGTATCGAGAGATTTTGTCGAAGATTTCTCACAAGGCATCGATAACAGCTTCGTCTATTTATCGCCAGACGGAAACGACCCTGTTCCGTCAGAGTGCAAAGGTCAGGAAAATATCACTCTTACCGTTTTTCCCGgataaattgctttgttttaaaaacaattccaGCTTTTGTGATACGTTAAAGCTCGCGAAACGTCGCAAGGAGAACATGTCCTTTCAATATCTCTCCCATTCCAATCTTGTTCAACTGAAATGGCAGTCGACAGTGACGACACAGGGGACATTGTGGTGTCCAATCGAGTGTGGATTGGTCGTGAATTGTCCGGTGGTCTCAGCATGCCCGTGCCTGTTGTTAGCTTTGCTTGCAGATATGAGGAAGATTATCAGCTAGTGACCTCTCTTCGGTCCAGGTGGGTATATGCAGGGCAAATCGacttaaaattgtgcactgaAAAGTGTTGTATGCTTTAgaccaggggttcccaactGGGGGTACGAGATTGAACAGCAAGGGGTACGAAGATCCTTGCGCCGCAAATTatgatttttgcatttttgtgtgAAATACCGAATTAACGTTTAATTGAGctataaaagcaatttaatttagcaatatatatatgaaaaattcCATCAGAATTTTTTCGGGATACAAGAAGGCTCTGACCTGATAAAGGGGTACGAgcagcaaaaaaggttgggaacccctgcttTAGACTGTAAACTCCCATATATTTCAATGGTTTCTACTTAAAATAGAAATATGCAAGGTGAACCAAAAAGGCGTTAATCGTTTAAACTTCCTTAAATTTTCTCTTCCGGGAAATGATAGATAAGCTTGTAAGTTTAAAGCTTTTTATCGTTTCTCAACAGGAAAGAAATAACAGGTTACTGTGGAACTGATTAAAATGATGACAATTATGACCCTTCTGCAAAAACGCATTTTACAATTagtctttttgcaatgtcgtCATAATGAACTTTGTTTACCAGTCTCTTTGAAAACCACCTTCACGTCACCAAACAGGGCGTTTACGACACCGACGTACAGCTTTGCAAAGTGGAGCGGAGTTGTACAACGTCTTGTCCAGCTGAATACCTCGTGCGCGAAAAAGCAAGTTACACAGTTGGTGAAATGATCCACGTCAAGTTAAGGGTTCTCAGAGGGAAAGACGGAAGTTCTTCCAAGGTTAGCAATGAGCTATTTTCTGTAAATGTCAACAATATGTTACCACGAAAAGTCTCCGAAAACGATTAACTGGTTTTACTTGTCAACTATCTCCTAGATTTCAATAACCCATGCTGGTTTTTTTCACTTCAGCTAAGCATCGCCATATTAGAAAGAGCCTGGTTGTCATGTGGGGCGAAAGATGACGTAATGCAAATGTTACTTGTTGAAGAAGGATGCAGGACTCTAGTTCTACCAACTAACATCGGAGTAAACGAGCTTAGCAATACGGTTTGCTTGTCCTTTCAAACGCCACGGCCAAAAAATTGCCGAGTTTTTTACATCTACGCTCAGTTGAAAGTGGTTCCACGAAGTTATGTTAAAGTAAGCCTAATCCTTGTGCTTCTTGGTTAATCGATATTAATGCGTTAAATGTAGCCTGCTAGACTACTAACGACACCCGTACGATCTCGTGTTTGTCTCATCGCGTATAAGCTAATTAATCGTATTTGTTTTCCATAGCGTTGCAACGATGGGCATGGATTTCAGCATAACGCGACAAATGCAATAGCCGAAAGGCGGCGACGCTCTTATTCGGTGGAAGAAACTAAGGTGGGCCCGATATTTGTTCTACCAAATGCCCCTGAGAAAGTCGTGCGAGTTTTTCCAGCGAGTCCTGAACATCCCGACAACAACAGATCACGTGAGGCCGCACAGAATTTTACTTCTATGAAACAACCggttgaaaataattttcaactttgtaAAGCGAAAATTTCATTATATGGAGTGAACCTAGCtaacaaattgttttacatGTCTATTTTTTTGTCACAGGCGACAAGTTACCATGGTGGCCTCCACTCGCTGTATTGATCATTCTTTTGCTCGTGTTGATGGTTGGATTTGCAATTTATACGTTAGTCAAGAGATTGCGCTGATGAACATCCTTATAATTTTCATTCGAGATCGTTTTCATgagttttttgattttctcaCTTcgtttttgtgcttttttagTTTAAAGCGTCAACATATGAGGTTCATTACAAGCCATGCAGTTTAATCTGAGCACTGATTTATAGAAAGTTCTGATGAGGTTGACCTAACAGTGATAGGTTAATGCATGTTAGCAACTGGGTGTAAATGGAAGCGA comes from the Clavelina lepadiformis chromosome 5, kaClaLepa1.1, whole genome shotgun sequence genome and includes:
- the LOC143460766 gene encoding uncharacterized protein LOC143460766 isoform X2, producing MDPVLFFFLWFVGSVRPTLANTATHDCTVTRPTDVAILVQLSDARDPEVIDDMKTFILLTFERFLIDPDHTKVALMQYSQGPRVIFDFNRLRNEAEFQDEVYRFEVSSLGGNDTADAVIFAIVHFWTPKFGARTNNPDVQKMLVVMADSPVIPQPQLDLINVALNVSKIDIHVVCVTKCDEVASIYETRTSSTSAGPLSKKGDAYISTSLADRLTAKLSCDFCYPDPCNGRGKCLQGNGGYTCTCSDEFTGSECEDILSNSFCDANSEICRNGGTCIDGPRDSSYKCVCGNFCYGFHCEKCDYPENDQTVCQPNPCVGDCNCIPSCQHELGYFCRSPGGYLGKNCSIRGPEVDCQNDMIVVAVSRDFVEDFSQGIDNSFVYLSPDGNDPVPSECKARETSQGEHVLSISLPFQSCSTEMAVDSDDTGDIVVSNRVWIGRELSGGLSMPVPVVSFACRYEEDYQLVTSLRSSLFENHLHVTKQGVYDTDVQLCKVERSCTTSCPAEYLVREKASYTVGEMIHVKLRVLRGKDGSSSKLSIAILERAWLSCGAKDDVMQMLLVEEGCRTLVLPTNIGVNELSNTVCLSFQTPRPKNCRVFYIYAQLKVVPRSYVKRCNDGHGFQHNATNAIAERRRRSYSVEETKATSYHGGLHSLY
- the LOC143460766 gene encoding uncharacterized protein LOC143460766 isoform X1, with translation MDPVLFFFLWFVGSVRPTLANTATHDCTVTRPTDVAILVQLSDARDPEVIDDMKTFILLTFERFLIDPDHTKVALMQYSQGPRVIFDFNRLRNEAEFQDEVYRFEVSSLGGNDTADAVIFAIVHFWTPKFGARTNNPDVQKMLVVMADSPVIPQPQLDLINVALNVSKIDIHVVCVTKCDEVASIYETRTSSTSAGPLSKKGDAYISTSLADRLTAKLSCDFCYPDPCNGRGKCLQGNGGYTCTCSDEFTGSECEDILSNSFCDANSEICRNGGTCIDGPRDSSYKCVCGNFCYGFHCEKCDYPENDQTVCQPNPCVGDCNCIPSCQHELGYFCRSPGGYLGKNCSIRGPEVDCQNDMIVVAVSRDFVEDFSQGIDNSFVYLSPDGNDPVPSECKARETSQGEHVLSISLPFQSCSTEMAVDSDDTGDIVVSNRVWIGRELSGGLSMPVPVVSFACRYEEDYQLVTSLRSSLFENHLHVTKQGVYDTDVQLCKVERSCTTSCPAEYLVREKASYTVGEMIHVKLRVLRGKDGSSSKLSIAILERAWLSCGAKDDVMQMLLVEEGCRTLVLPTNIGVNELSNTVCLSFQTPRPKNCRVFYIYAQLKVVPRSYVKRCNDGHGFQHNATNAIAERRRRSYSVEETKVGPIFVLPNAPEKVVRVFPASPEHPDNNRSRDKLPWWPPLAVLIILLLVLMVGFAIYTLVKRLR